cgacgacggcaCCAGCAAACAGGGCCATGGACTCGAAGCCATTCTCTGATGCGCCCTTGGCGCGGAGGATCGCTTGCTGGAGCTGAGGGGGGTGTTAGTGATGTGCTGTTACTACAGATGGTTTTAGGATTGCACGTACAGGCTTGTCAATGGCTTCGGACTTGCAGACAGACTCGCGGAGGGCTCTGGGGTTGGCGTTGTCGTAGGCCTTGCCGGAGCAGGCTACGGCGTAGGTGTGAGGGCCGAGGCATGTGGCGACGTAGACTGCTGGGATCTGGATTCATGAGCGGTAAGTTACAATGATTgagatggggatggagaAGACGTTTGTGGTTGCGCAAGGTAAGAGCTTACGGTGAAGTAGGAGAGGTTTTTGCTAAAGTCGAGGCCCATTGCGGAATTCATGTTGGGCAATGTAATGTGAGGGTGATTGAGAGACTAGAGGTGTTGATCAATTC
The genomic region above belongs to Pochonia chlamydosporia 170 chromosome 2, whole genome shotgun sequence and contains:
- a CDS encoding membrane associated eicosanoid/glutathione metabolism-like domain-containing protein (similar to Metarhizium robertsii ARSEF 23 XP_007821946.1); the protein is MNSAMGLDFSKNLSYFTIPAVYVATCLGPHTYAVACSGKAYDNANPRALRESVCKSEAIDKPLQQAILRAKGASENGFESMALFAGAVVAANQVGLHACVVNTLSIGYFVSRLLYVFAYVKLGENRKLAGLRSLMWMVSVGLCMTLWFKAGLKAMQ